The Mastomys coucha isolate ucsf_1 unplaced genomic scaffold, UCSF_Mcou_1 pScaffold13, whole genome shotgun sequence genome has a window encoding:
- the Haus1 gene encoding HAUS augmin-like complex subunit 1 encodes MAAPEEKASQVAEWLKKIFGDHPIPQYEMNSRTTEILYHLSERNRVRDRDISLVIEDLKQKASEYESEAKRLEDFLSESVNFSPANLSSAGSRFLNALVDSAIALEIKDTSLTSFIPAVNDLTSDLFRTKSKSEEIKLELGKLEKNLTATLVLEKCLREDLKKAELHLSAERAKVDSRLQNMDFLRAKAAEFRFGIKAAEEQLSARGMDASLSHRSLVALSEKLSELKQQAIPLKKKLESYLDLMPNPSLAQVKIEEAKRELDAIEAELTKKVDMLEL; translated from the exons ATGGCGGCGCCGGAGGAGAAAGCATCGCAG GTCGCTGAGTGGTTGAAAAAGATATTTGGAGACCATCCCATTCCACAATATGAGATGAACTCACGGACGACAGAAATTTTATATCACCTTTCAGAACGCAACAGGGTCCGGGACAGGGACATCAGCCTGGTAATAGAGgatttaaaacagaaagcaagtgaATATGAATCTGAAG CCAAACGTCTTGAAGACTTTCTCTCGGAGAGCGTGAATTTTTCACCTGCCAATCTGTCTAGCGCTGGTTCCCGTTTTCTGAATGCACTGGTGGACAGTGCAATTGCCCTGGAAATAAAAGATACTTCACTAACAAG TTTTATCCCCGCAGTGAATGATTTGACTTCTGACCTTTTTCGTACCAAATCCAAAAGTGAAGAAATCAAGCTTGAACTGGGTAAACTGGAAAAGAACCTGACGGCAACGTTGGTGCTAGAAAAATGTCTACGAGA AGATCTCAAGAAAGCAGAGCTGCATCTGTCTGCAGAAAGGGCCAAAGTCGACAGTCGCCTTCAGAACATGGACTTCCTGAGAGCAAAGGCAGCGGAGTTCAGGTTTGGAATCAAAGCTGCAGAG GAGCAACTTTCAGCCAGAGGCATGGATGCGTCTCTGTCTCATCGGTCACTAGTGGCACTTTCAGAG AAACTCTCAGAATTAAAACAGCAGGCTATCCCTCTGAAGAAGAAATTGGAGTCCTATTTAGATTTAATGCCG aatccATCTCTTGCTCAAGTGAAAATtgaagaggcaaagagagagttA GACGCCATCGAGGCTGAACTTACCAAGAAAGTAGACATGCTGGAGCTGTGA